DNA sequence from the Liolophura sinensis isolate JHLJ2023 chromosome 1, CUHK_Ljap_v2, whole genome shotgun sequence genome:
TATTTTTTGCTCGACAGCactatgtactgtacatgtatctcctcgTTTATATTAggtgatcttacatgaagtttgttaaCAGATCACTATGTAGCCGGCTTCCTCCAGTATGACACCCACACCGACATTGACATATGGCTGTGCGTcacgtgtgggaaagttcgtcagctACTTGCCTAAAACCGATGTCCTTcgccatataggcctacacgtaggCCTAAAACCGACAAAAgttttacaagtgaaatatatttgagtacaccgaatggataaataaatgaaattgtaaCGCGAGGCTTGCGCTTAATTATTGATTCCGACTAAATCAATGAAAAATCCGGTCACTAACAGTTTCGAGTTCAGCTCTAGCCTGTTCCGCCGTCGCTTTTATATGAATACCTGTAATGAGATTTGTCATAAATCTGACGAACTAGGGTAGTTTGCTTCAAAAACTGCTTTCCTCCACCAGTGACCAACCTGACCGTCGCCGTGGAAGTGATGCAAAAATAATGAGTTTAACGTTACAGGCCGAtcaattgaaataaattaatttaataaatatttattaataatttattctcactccaccccaccccaccccccaccaccaccaccacgtTCTATCCTCCAGGTCTTTgctcggcttcctcccaccataatgctggccaccgtcgtataagtgaaatatccttgagcacgATGTAACGAAAGCCCACagaagcaagtaaataaataaatattcatcattctAACCAGGCATTTTACTATGGGCCGTACCAGAGTGTTGTGGAGCAATTATACGAGGACACGAGGGTGGTAGTCTTATTTTACCATGCCGGTCACTGGACAAAGTAGGTGTTTGGACTAAAGCCAACTGGACCATCCTTGGGGTGTTTAATACCATCAACATCCCAGAATCCCCCTGGAAGGGCGTGGTCAGCGTCGCTGGATCTGTCAACCTCAGAATTCAAGCCCTTGAACCGGCGAGAGACAATGGGGAGTTTGTGTGTACGACAGATATAGGCAAACAAATAGTTACAGTTCAAGTTGATCGTAAGTAGTTCGTATCCATCATGATGtcatttaagtaaaatattactgaatatggcatgaaaacaataatacaacaataaatgtacatgtatcataaactACTGCACGGTATACAAAACGTAACATATGATATAAATGCCTTTTCTCAAAAACACATGCAAATtctaaataatataaaataatttatttgccaaaaaacaaaaaatgaatgaacacaACTGTATAAATTTTCCTGTTTCAGGCAGACCTACTCCTGGGCAGACGCGTGTGCAGAAAAATGGTAAGAACAGACCATTTATCCCACCTAACAGggattctgattggtcattgCCACCAGATCAGGAGCCCGACGGATCAGGGTCAGCAACGTCGCCACTTGCTGCTCAGCCTACAGCTTCAACGTCGCCACCTGCTGGCCAGCCCACAGCTTCACCGTCGCCTGCTACTGAAAACAGCACCCCCATTTCACCCACTACTACTACATCAGTGCTGATCGTTCTCGGGGTTACACTTGGGGTGTTCTGTGTCACTGTGTTATTTGTGATTGGGGTCGTGAGGTGCTGCTACCGTCACCGTGAGTAATGAAATGGACTATTAtagaaacatataaaaaaaaaagtgccaCTACATCCATGTAAGAGGAAGCTTATAGTCGTTAAAGGGACACAGAAtcaacgctgattggctgatcgTGGAGAAAAGATTGACTGGTTAAAGTTTAAAGCCTttgtcatgcttgaataaatgcaCCACACTCAAAGTTCAGCTTATCCCAATCATAGTCTGGACACCACCAGCGAATCAGTGATGAGTATGTATCCCTTTATATGGCTCGATGATATGATACTTGACTCCAACAATGAGGTCACGAGGGCAGTTTAACCTCTATATTGAATAGTCCTCTCCTCATTACAGTCTCTCCCGTTTAAAACGTACGTTTTTAGGAGTACGTTAGGTTAGGTGGGAcatcagaaaatggctaatggCAAGTTTCGTTGTTAAAGCGGTATAGGCTATAGTTTCGACGCGTAGATA
Encoded proteins:
- the LOC135462118 gene encoding uncharacterized protein LOC135462118; the protein is MAWIRRAIDGPFNSFLCILLWAVPECCGAIIRGHEGGSLILPCRSLDKVGVWTKANWTILGVFNTINIPESPWKGVVSVAGSVNLRIQALEPARDNGEFVCTTDIGKQIVTVQVDRRPTPGQTRVQKNGKNRPFIPPNRDSDWSLPPDQEPDGSGSATSPLAAQPTASTSPPAGQPTASPSPATENSTPISPTTTTSVLIVLGVTLGVFCVTVLFVIGVVRCCYRHRSHRNRQKMKRPAPDTALHEGRQVHGETVGPCYTHLWTDRDGYLAPVRSPGTMAPTYTQLHTGVYLTPVSPATRNAGAPREAGTRRPTSSRVYEEIIN